One window of the Triticum dicoccoides isolate Atlit2015 ecotype Zavitan chromosome 3B, WEW_v2.0, whole genome shotgun sequence genome contains the following:
- the LOC119279634 gene encoding GDSL esterase/lipase At4g10955-like — protein sequence MAPRFATLSCSSEPRHRRRVALIAMLVNLLVALLLPSTSFSLLLPFSSLTHPFSISIHGLRPIYSVVSDLPYLIHIRIRLFADALHHYAIGFTLLGLPKSRSTVVASIASCCRLLQSNIGARMGKVPSQKDLFEVSGPTYLTYMNWNCPHHQRSAMASLVQGVYVLERDRQWNRQSPDARAPAWWKFFHFELRQVLVDAADSSIFGAVYAFQPPYHLIDPAAAASAPHYVVAFRGTVTKKASASRDLELDLLLVRSGIEHTSRFRIAMQTILDVARHGRVWLAGHSLGSAISTLAGKTMARAGVVLTTFLFNAPFLSAPVERIPHKKVKQGIRIAKSFVTAGVATVLHKGGGSSDEAFAALARWVPNVLVNPADPISAEYVGYFDHRKKMEDIGAGAVGRLATRHSVKDLLLGIGKPGGCEPLHLFPSAVLTVNRGPSPDFKSAHGIHQWWRPDLALECRAYSYA from the exons ATGGCACCAAGATTCGCCACCCTCAGCTGCTCCAGCGAGCCTCGCCACCGCCGACGAGTAGCACTAATAGCAATGCTGGTCAACCTCCTCGTTGCCCTACTCctcccctccacttccttctcaTTGCTCCTTCCCTTCTCTTCCCTCACCCACCCCTTCTCTATCTCGATACATGGCCTCCGCCCGATCTACAGTGTCGTCTCTGACCTCCCCTACCTCATCCACATCCGGATCCGGCTATTTGCTGATGCCCTGCACCACTACGCCATTGGATTCACGCTACTTGGCCTTCCCAAGTCCCGAAGCACCGTCGTTGCGTCTATTGCATCGTGTTGCCGCCTCCTGCAG AGCAACATTGGGGCAAGGATGGGCAAAGTGCCGTCACAGAAGGACCTCTTTGAGGTTTCAGGGCCTACCTATTTGACATACATGAATTG GAACTGCCCACACCACCAGCGATCGGCCATGGCGAGCCTCGTGCAAGGCGTGTACGTCCTGGAGCGCGATCGTCAATGGAACCGCCAGAGCCCCGACGCCCGCGCGCCGGCGTGGTGGAAGTTCTTCCACTTCGAGCTGCGGCAGGTGCTCGTGGACGCCGCCGACTCCTCCATCTTCGGCGCGGTGTACGCGTTCCAGCCGCCGTACCACCTCATCGACCCCGCGGCGGCCGCCAGCGCGCCGCACTACGTCGTCGCCTTCCGAGGGACCGTCACCAAGAAGGCCTCGGCATCCAGGGACCTCGAGCTCGACCTCCTGCTCGTCCGGAGCGGCATCGAGCACACCtcccgcttccgcatcgcgatgcaGACCATCCTCGACGTCGCGAGGCACGGCCGCGTCTGGCTGGCCGGCCACTCGCTGGGGTCCGCCATCTCAACCCTCGCCGGAAAGACCATGGCCCGGGCGGGCGTCGTCCTCACCACATTCCTCTTCAACGCGCCGTTCCTGTCGGCGCCGGTGGAGAGGATCCCGCACAAGAAGGTGAAGCAGGGCATCCGCATCGCCAAGAGCTTCGTCACGGCCGGCGTGGCCACCGtcctgcacaagggcggcggcagcAGCGACGAAGCCTTCGCGGCGCTGGCGCGGTGGGTGCCGAACGTGCTGGTGAACCCGGCGGACCCCATCAGCGCGGAGTACGTGGGGTACTTCGACCACCGCAAGAAGATGGAGGACATCGGCGCGGGCGCCGTCGGGAGGCTGGCTACGAGGCACTCGGTCAAGGACCTGCTGTTGGGCATCGGCAAGCCGGGCGGCTGCGAGCCGCTGCACCTGTTCCCTTCGGCCGTCCTGACGGTGAACCGCGGCCCGTCGCCGGACTTCAAGTCGGCGCACGGGATCCACCAGTGGTGGAGGCCGGACTTGGCCCTGGAGTGCAGGGCCTATTCCTACGCTTGA